The following proteins come from a genomic window of Mariniflexile sp. TRM1-10:
- a CDS encoding inositol oxygenase family protein, whose protein sequence is MKKPLDSENPLNNLDEWEDDLLLRYPDPSEKKKEKEAFRNYIDSERAETVKEFYRINHTYQTYDFVCSKEEEFLKFNKKEMSVWEAVEFLNTLVDDSDPDIDLDQTQHLLQTSEAIRADGHPDWFVLTGFLHDLGKILCLFGEPQWAVVGDTFPVGCAYSDKIVYPEFFKDNPDYNDERFNTKFGVYSENCGLDNVKMSWGHDEYLYQIMKDYLPDPALYMIRYHSFYSQHKENAYTHLMNKKDMDMFEWVKKFNPYDLYTKAPVKPDVKALLPYYKELVAKYLPEKLKF, encoded by the coding sequence ATGAAGAAACCTCTAGACTCAGAGAATCCATTAAACAATTTGGATGAGTGGGAAGACGATTTGTTATTACGATATCCAGATCCATCTGAAAAGAAAAAGGAAAAAGAAGCATTTAGAAATTATATAGATTCAGAGCGAGCAGAAACAGTTAAAGAGTTTTATAGAATAAACCATACCTATCAAACGTATGATTTTGTATGTAGCAAGGAAGAAGAATTTTTAAAATTCAATAAAAAGGAAATGTCTGTTTGGGAGGCTGTTGAATTTTTAAATACCCTTGTTGATGATAGTGATCCAGATATAGATTTAGACCAAACACAGCACCTTTTACAGACTTCAGAAGCCATTAGAGCCGATGGACATCCAGATTGGTTTGTGCTTACCGGGTTTTTACATGATCTTGGAAAAATTTTATGTTTGTTTGGTGAGCCACAATGGGCCGTTGTTGGTGATACGTTTCCTGTTGGCTGTGCGTATTCAGATAAGATAGTGTACCCGGAATTTTTCAAAGACAATCCGGATTATAACGATGAACGCTTCAACACTAAATTTGGTGTTTATTCAGAAAATTGCGGACTTGATAACGTGAAAATGAGTTGGGGGCATGATGAATACCTGTATCAAATTATGAAGGATTACTTGCCAGATCCAGCTTTGTATATGATTAGATACCATTCGTTCTATTCCCAGCATAAAGAAAATGCATACACCCATTTAATGAACAAGAAAGATATGGACATGTTTGAATGGGTTAAAAAATTCAATCCTTACGATTTATACACAAAGGCTCCTGTAAAGCCGGACGTTAAGGCATTGCTTCCTTATTATAAAGAATTGGTAGCGAAATATTTGCCAGAGAAGCTAAAGTTTTAA